From Lolium perenne isolate Kyuss_39 chromosome 5, Kyuss_2.0, whole genome shotgun sequence, a single genomic window includes:
- the LOC139831575 gene encoding tyrosine decarboxylase-like, giving the protein MDDGVPVVDYKDWQISLTRRFRALKLWLVLRCYGTDGLRDAVRAHVRIAAAFEDMVCADARFEVVAPRLFALVCFRLRPPSITTSPLEANNLNERLLAAVNATREGPYMSCVVAGPPRHGRGSELCSFPCR; this is encoded by the coding sequence ATGGACGACGGCGTGCCGGTGGTGGACTACAAGGACTGGCAGATCTCACTGACGCGTCGGTTCCGCGCGCTCAAGCTCTGGCTCGTGCTCCGCTGCTACGGCACCGACGGCCTGCGCGACGCCGTGCGCGCCCACGTGCGCATCGCGGCGGCGTTCGAGGACATGGTGTGCGCGGACGCCAGGTTCGAGGTGGTGGCGCCGAGACTGTTCGCGCTCGTGTGCTTCCGGCTCCGGCCACCGTCCATCACGACGTCGCCGCTGGAGGCCAACAACCTCAATGAGAGGCTTCTGGCGGCGGTTAACGCGACGAGGGAGGGGCCGTACATGAGCTGCGTGGTGGCCGGACCGCCGCGACACGGGCGCGGCAGTGAGCTGTGCTCGTTCCCGTGTCGTTAA